TTCAGACCAAGATCGGATTCGCCGCGCGCCAGAATTTCACCATCCGCATCCATGGCCCACAGGCGCAGATTGGATGTACCCCAGTCAACTGCGATCCAGTCGATCTTCGATGAAATTTCTGTATGCGACGCTGACACTTGTACCTGCCCTAAATGTTTGATGGTCTTGTTTATTTCCTCATACAATTAAACCTGATTGCGGCACTTGTACATCCCGCATTTAGGATACATTCCTGATTGCAGGGCAAATACCGCAAGGCGACTGCCCCTGATCAAACCGCTCCCATTTGACCATAACTGGCAAAGTAGGGTTCCGTTGGCTTGTGCCCTGCGCGATGCCATCACACCGGGCAATCCAGCCCGATTGGCTCGATTGTTCCGATTTCCCCAATTGCCCCACTGGCCATCGCGCCAGACAATTACAGGCTTTTCACCAGGGCAATTACATCATCATCAACTTCGATGCCCTCAGCGGCGGCCTTGGCGCGTGTTGCCTGCCCGCGCCGGCCCGGCAGGCGTACATTCGGGTCCTGCGCAATTTCTTCTGCCAGATAACGAATACGCTCCAGCGGGTCAAAGCCCGGCGCGGTATTTCTCGGGTCTATCACAATAATGGTATGGCCCAATGCGGGCGGTGCGCCCTTGTCATCAAACAGCGACGTTGCCTCGTGCGAGAAATGCGCTGCACTCAGCCCGGCTGACAGTATTTCCACCATCAAGGCCAGGGCCGCCCCCTTGGCATCCCCCGTCGGGATCATGGTGCCTTCCATGGCTTCGCTGGAATTTGTCGTCGGCTGGCCGTTACGGTCCAGTGCCCAGCCTTCGGGAATATCCGCCCCCTTCTGGCGGGCCGCCATGATTTTACCGCGCGCCACCTTGGACAGCGCCATATCAACCACAATCGGGTCCTTGCCCAAAACCGGTGCGGCAAAGGCCAGCGGGTTGGTGCCATACATCGGGCGCAGCCCCCCCCAGGGGGCCATTGCAGCCGGGGCATTGGCCGTCATAATGGCCAGCAAACCCTGCTGGGCGAAACGTTCCACCGTCAGGCCCATCACCCCGGCATGGTGGGACCGGCGAATGGTCGCCATGGCAATGCCCTGTGTCCGGGCCATTTCCGGCAGTTCGGCAACGGCAATATCAATGGCGGGATAGGCATAGCCATGCGCCGCATCAATTGCCAGAATACCCGGTGCCGGGCGGGTGAAGGTCGGTTTCACCTGGCCGTCAACTTTGCCATTACGTGCCTGGGTGGCATAGGCTTCTATCCGGCGAAAACCATGCCCGCCCTGCCCCGATGCTTCTGCCGCGATCAGCGCGGTTGCCACAGAAGCCGCATTATCGGCCGAAACATTGTTACGAAGAAGGGTATCAATCACCAGTTGGCGGGCATCGGACAGGGTCAAAAGCATGTGGGAAAACCTTGGCGTCTGGGGCAGCGTACAAACCATACCCCGCCGGGTTTACCCCCCGAAACAAGGCATGTGTGAAAACGCTTTCACCTTATCCATTCCCGCCCCACATCACCAGCCTGATTCCATAAATTCCACAGGCAAGAGCCTCCAAAATCAGGCGCTTACAACCGCTGGCTGCGTTCTTTTAGGTGGTTCTTCGATGCCTCAAGAAATTCCTGCGACAGGGTATCATCCGTCACCAGCCGCGATAACAGCAACGCGCCTACCATCTCGGAAATCAATGAAAGGGCTTCCTGATGAAGGTCGTTCTTTTCAACGCTATTTTCGGTACGGTTTTCAATACTGCTCCCGTCATCTTCAGCCACACCAGATACCTCTGGCATTTCCCCGGCGATGGCCTGTTCGACCATGCCAATCAGGGGCTTTAACCCGTCGGAAAAGGCATCACGCACACCATTCCCCTGTCGGGCAGCATCCGGCGCAAGGGCGGCAAAAGCACATCCCTGCCCCGGGTCATCGCGATGGCGTACGGTCAAATAACCATCAACCAGCCCGGCAATCGGGTGGGTGCGGTCTTTTTCCAGCCGCTTTTGCCAAAGATCACGCGTATTGGCGAGGGTGCGGCGGCATGATTCCTCTTCCAGATCCTGCTTGGATTTGAAATGCCCGTAAAAGCCACCATGGGTCAGCCCGGCGGCTTTCATGATGTCGACAACGCCAATGCCATCAAATCCCTTTTCACGAAAAAGCTGCGATGCGACCTGCAATATCCGCAACCGGTTTTCGGCTGCCTGTTCCCGGCTGACACGCATCAGGCCACCTCGCCTTGTGGTTTGCGCGATACCAGTATCGTCGCTTCAAGTTCCTGCACCACATCGCCACGGTCATTAAGAGTCAGGCTTTTCATCACCAGACGCCCGCGGTCCGGCCGCGATTGCGATGGGGTGATGGACATGATTTCGCTTTCAACATGCAAAACATCGCCCGGCCGGGTTGGCATCGGCCATTTGACATTGGCATTGGTGCCAATCACCCCGGCAGGAAACGGCGTGGAATCAACAATCATGCGCATGGTCAGCGCCGCCGTATGCCAGCCACTGGCCGCCAGCCCCCCAAACAGGCTGGTCTTTGCCTGCACATCATCAAGGTGAAAATATTGCGGGTCAAACTGGCGGGCAAAGACCATGATCTGCGCCGCATCCAAGCTGTGCGTACCGCTTTTGAACCGCTGACCAACAAAAAGGTCATCCATATAAAGCGGGGCGATATCCTGTGTGCTATCG
The window above is part of the Thalassospira marina genome. Proteins encoded here:
- a CDS encoding Ldh family oxidoreductase; translated protein: MLLTLSDARQLVIDTLLRNNVSADNAASVATALIAAEASGQGGHGFRRIEAYATQARNGKVDGQVKPTFTRPAPGILAIDAAHGYAYPAIDIAVAELPEMARTQGIAMATIRRSHHAGVMGLTVERFAQQGLLAIMTANAPAAMAPWGGLRPMYGTNPLAFAAPVLGKDPIVVDMALSKVARGKIMAARQKGADIPEGWALDRNGQPTTNSSEAMEGTMIPTGDAKGAALALMVEILSAGLSAAHFSHEATSLFDDKGAPPALGHTIIVIDPRNTAPGFDPLERIRYLAEEIAQDPNVRLPGRRGQATRAKAAAEGIEVDDDVIALVKSL
- a CDS encoding TetR/AcrR family transcriptional regulator, yielding MRVSREQAAENRLRILQVASQLFREKGFDGIGVVDIMKAAGLTHGGFYGHFKSKQDLEEESCRRTLANTRDLWQKRLEKDRTHPIAGLVDGYLTVRHRDDPGQGCAFAALAPDAARQGNGVRDAFSDGLKPLIGMVEQAIAGEMPEVSGVAEDDGSSIENRTENSVEKNDLHQEALSLISEMVGALLLSRLVTDDTLSQEFLEASKNHLKERSQRL
- a CDS encoding MaoC family dehydratase — translated: MPDSTQDIAPLYMDDLFVGQRFKSGTHSLDAAQIMVFARQFDPQYFHLDDVQAKTSLFGGLAASGWHTAALTMRMIVDSTPFPAGVIGTNANVKWPMPTRPGDVLHVESEIMSITPSQSRPDRGRLVMKSLTLNDRGDVVQELEATILVSRKPQGEVA